Genomic window (Gammaproteobacteria bacterium):
GGGCGTGGGCGGGCCATCGTCGTCGGCGGCGGGTGGACCGAGGGCCGGGGAGCCGCCGCCGCCACCGCAGCCCGCCAGGGCGAGCAGCAGCAGTCCGGGGAGGATGGGGCGGCAGCGGTTCAGGCGATCAGCGGTGGGCGGGTTGAGCATACGGGTTCCTGCCGGACATCGACAACGGAATCAACGAGCCGGCGCTGCCCGGGTTGACAGGCAGGCGGGCGCCGGCCCGCCGCCCGGGGCGGGCGCTCGCGCCACGGCCCGTCCCGGGCTCATATAGCATGCGAGCCCCGCCGAGTCCGTCAGAATGTCCACCATGACCTCATCCGCCACCGAGCCCGTCCCGTCCTTCGCCGATCTCGGCCTCGCCCCGCCGCTGCTCAAGGCGCTGGCGGAGGTGGGCTACGAGTCCCCTTCGCCGATCCAGGCCGCCACCATCCCGCTGCTGCTCGCCGGTGTGGACATCGTCGGCCAGGCGCAGACGGGCACGGGCAAGACGGCGGCCTTCGCGCTGCCCGCGCTCTCGCGGCTCGAGCCGGCCCGACGCGAGGTGCAGGTGCTGGTGGTCGTGCCGACCCGCGAGCTCGCCATCCAGGTGGCGGAGGCGTTCCAGAAGTACGCCGCCCACCTCAGGGGCTTCCACGTCGTGCCGGTCTACGGCGGCCAGAGCTACGAGCCGCAGCTTGCAGCGCTGCGTCGTGGTGCGTCCGTCGTCGTCGGCACGCCCGGGCGGCTGATCGACCACCTCGGGCGCGGCACGCTGCAGCTGGCGGCGGTGCGCACGGTGATCCTCGACGAGGCCGACGAGATGCTGCAGATGGGCTTCGTCGATGCCATCGAGGAGATCCTCGGCCAGGCGCCGCCGGAGCGCCAGGTGGTGCTGTTCTCGGCGACCATGCCGGCGCCGATCCGGCGGATCGCCAGGAAGCACCTGCGCGAGCCGCGGGAAATCACCATCCGCGCGAAGCCGGGCACGGCCGCGAAGACCCGCCAGCGCTACTGGCTGGTGGACGGGCTGCACAAGCTCGATGCGCTGACCCGCATCCTCGAGGTCGAGCCCTTCGATGCCATGCTGGTGTTCGCGCGCACCAAGCTCGCCACCACCGAGCTGGCGGAGAAGCTGGAGGCCCGCGGTTTTGCCGCGGCGGCACTGAACGGCGACATGGTGCAGGCCCAGCGCGAGCGCACCATCGCCCAGCTCAAGGCCGGGAAGATCGACATCCTCGTGGCGACGGATGTGGCTGCCCGCGGCATCGATGTGGAGCGCATCGGCCATGTCGTCAACTTCGACCTGCCCTACGACGTGGAGTCCTATGTCCACCGCATCGGGCGCACCGGGCGTGCGGGGCGCAGCGGCGAGGCGATCCTGTTCGTCGCGCCGCGCGAGCGCAACATGCTGCGGCTGATCGAGCAGCACACGCGCCAGCCCCTCGAGCCCCTGCGCCTGCCGACGCTGGGCGATGTCAACGCGAAGCGCGTGGCGAAGTTCAAGGCCCGCATCCTCGATGCGCTCGGCCGCGGGGATGCCACGCCCTACCGCGGCATCATCGACGAGCTGGCGCGGGAGAGCGGCGCGGATGCCGCGGACCTGGCCGCCGCGCTGGCGAGCCTCGCCCAGGGCCGGACACCGCTGCTGCTGGCGAAGCCTGCCGCGGAGCCGGCCGGCGAACCGGCATCCGCCGGTTCAAGGCCGCGCCGTGCGCAGGCGGACGAGGAAACCCGCCGGCCGCGCGGCCCGCGCCACGAGGAACAGCAGCTGTACCGGCTCGCCGTCGGCCGCAGCCATGGCATCCAGGTGGGCAATATCGTCGGTGCCATCGCCAACGTCGGCGGCATCCACGGCTCGGACATCAACGGCGTGGACATCCAGCGCGAGGAGACCTTCGTGCGCCTGCCCGCGGGCCTGGCGCCGGAAACCCTCGAGCGCATCGCCGAGGTGAAGATCCGCGGGCGCCTGCTGGCCATCAGGCCGGTGACGACGGGCCCGGCCGCCGGCCGGAAGAAGAAAAAATACTGAGCGTCGCCCCGGCCCCGCGGGTTGTCGCCTCGGCTGGACCGGCGGTGGCCGGGCCAGCGGGGCGCCGCTCCCTCAGAGTTCCCCGATCGCCCGGCGCTGGCGCAGCTCGCCGAGCACGACGTCGAGCAGGGCGTTGTCGTGGTTGGCCACCGCCTGCAGGCGCAGGGCTTCGGCATCGAGCACGACGGTGCTGGTGGCCAGGCCCACGCCGTACTGCTCGCGCCCGACCCGCAGGTTCTCCTCGGCCTGGTCCACGGCCTCGCGGGTCAGCGGCACGCGGGCCTGCGCCTCGCGCAGCGCGAGCCAGGCTTCCCGCACCTCGAGTGCGATGCGTGACTGGAGATCGTTGTGCTCGCGGGCCGCGGCGCGGCTGGCGCTGCGCAGCGCGCTGGCCCGCTCGCGGATGCGCCCGCCGTCCCAGAGCGTCCAGGAGAAGCCGAGGCCGAGCAGGCCGAAGTCCTCGCTGTCGAGCACCTGGTTCTCGAGGTGCTGGTAGTCGGCGATGAGGCCGAACTGGGGCAGGTGACTGGCGCTCTCGCCGCGGGCCTGCTCGGCGAGCGCCTGCGCCTGCGCGGCGGAGCCGGCGAGTTCTGGCCGGTGTGCCAGGGCGCGTTCGACCAGCTCGTCCACCGGGCCCGCGACCGGCGCGGCTTCGGCGATGTCCTCGAGCGGGGCCTGCCGGTCCAGCGGCTGTCCGAGCAACCGGTTGTAGGCTGCCAGGGCCAGCTGCTGCCGGCTGTCGGCACGCAGCCGCGCCTGCCCGGCATCAGCCAGCGTCACGCGGGCCGCCAGCCAGTCGTTGCGTGGCACCGCCCCGCGCTCGAGCATCACCGCCACCTCGCCGGCGTGGGCTTCGAGGCTTGCCACCGCGGACTCCGCCGCCCGCAGCGCACGTCTGGCCCGCAGCACGTCGATGTACGCGGTGGCCACCCGCAGGCGCAGGTCCTGCGCGTAAGCCTGTGTGCCGAAGCCGGCCCCGAGGGCCACCTGCCGGGCGGATTCGATGCCCGCCGTGATGCGCCCACCCGTGTAGAGCGGCAGCTCCAGGCGCGCCCGGCCCATGAGGAAGTTGTCGTGGCTCACCAGCTCGGGCGAGGTGAAGGTGCTGCTGCCGAAGGGAAAGCGGAACGCCGGGGCATCGCCGAAGCGCTGCCAGCTGCCGTCGATGCTGAGCTTCGGCAGGCGCTCGGCGCGGGCGGCGGCCTCCTCTGCCTGCCCGGCTTCCGCCCGGCTGTGCAGGGCAGCGAGTCCGGCATCGTTTTCCGCAGCCAGCTGCCAGGCTTCAGCCAGCGTTTCCGCGCCCGCGGTGCGCAGGGCCAGCAACACCAGGGGTGCGGCCAGTCGCCACAGACTCGCCGGATGAACCGTCATGGGGCCTCCCTTGCGGCGCTGGCCGGCCGCCGGCTGCGCCAGGCGAAATACAGCACCGGGATCACCACCAGCGTCAGCAGCGTGGAGACGAGGATGCCGAAGATCAGCGACACCGCCAGCCCGTTGAAGATGGGATCGTCGAGGATGAACAGGGCGCCGCTGATGGCCGCGAGCGCGGTGAGCAGGATCGGCCGGGCGCGGATGACCGCGGCATCGACCACCGCCCGCTCCAGCGGCTCGCCCCGCGCCAGCTCGTCGTCGATGAAGTCCACCAGCAGGATGGAGTTGCGCACGATGATGCCGGCCAGCGCGATCATGCCGATCATCGAGGTGGCGGTGAACTGCGCGCCGAGCAGCGCATGGCCGGGCATGACGCCGATGATGGTCAGCGGGATGGGCGCCATGATGATCAGCGGCATGAAATACGAACGGAAGTGGGCGACGATCAGCAGGTAGATCAGCACCAGGCCCACCGAGTAGGCGATACCCATGTCACGGAAGGTCTCGTAGGTGATCTGCCACTCGCCATCCCACTTGATGGCCAGCCGGTTGGGGTCTTCGGGGGTACGGATGAAGAGCTGATCGGGCTTCAGCCCCGAGGGCAGGCCGCGGTCCAGCTGGCCGACGAGGTCGAACATGCCGTAGAGCGGGCTGTCGAGCCTGCCGGCCATGTCGCCGGTGACGAAGACCACCGGCAGCAGGTCCTTGTGGTGGATCGCGCCATCCCAGGGCAGGCGTTCCACGCGGGTGACCGCCGAGAGCGGCACGAGTGCGCCGGTCGTGGCGCGCACACCGAGTTCGAGCACCGGATCGAGGCCGGCCTTGTCGGCCCTGCCGAGGCCGATGCGCACCGGAATCGGCCGCCGTTCGCTGCCCTCGTGCACGTACACCGCATCGAGGTCGCGCAGCCCGGTGGCGAGTGCGCTGGCCACCGCGGCCTGCGCCACACCGAGCAGCGCCGCCTTCTCGCGGTCGATGGACACCACGAGGCGTTCGGCGGCTGCTTCGGTGGAATCGTCCACGTCGACGATGTCGGCCGTCTGCTCGAACAGCGTGCGCAGTTCGCGGGCCGCGGCCCGCTGGGCGGCGTAGAAGGGCCCGTAGACCTCGGCGACGATGGGCGCCTGCACCGGCGGGCCGGGCGGGACTTCCACCACCTGCACCGAGGCGCCGTGCCGGCGGCCGATGGCGGCGAGCGCCGGGCGCACGGCCAGCGCGATCTCGTGGCTGGCGCGGTGGCGCTCGTGCTTGTCGAGGAGGTTGACCTGGAGATCGCCGAGCTCGGGGCTGGCGCGCAGGTAGTACTGGCGGACCAGGCCGTTGAAGTTGATCGGCGCGGCCGTGCCCGCATAGGCCTGGTAGTCGCGCACCTCGGGCACGGTTTCGATCACCCGCGAGAGCTCGTCCAGCACCCTTGCGGTGCCTTCCACCGGCGTGCCCTCGGGCATGTCCACGATCACCTGGAATTCCGACTTGTTGTCGAAGGGCAGCATCTTGAGGACCACCCACTGCAGCCCCGCGAGGCCCAGGGCAAACACGATCGCCAGCCCCAGGCCTGCATAGAGCCGGTGGCGCCGGGCGCGGGCCCGCTCGCCGTGGAGGAAGGGCAGCATGATCCGCTCGAACCCGCGGTGCAGCCGGCTGTTTGCGTTTGCGGGCGCGGGGGCGGCCCCGGGGCGGGCGGTGGCCAGCAGGTGACCCGACAGCCAGGGCGTGAACACCAGCGCCACCGCGAGCGAGATCAGCATGCCCATGCTGGCGTTGATGGGAATCGGACTCATGTACGGGCCCATGAGCCCGCTGACGAAGGCCATGGGCAGCAGGGCGGCGATGACGGTGAAGGTGGCGAGGATGGTCGGCCCGCCGACCTCGTCCACCGCGGCGGGGATCATGGCGAGGAAGCTGCCGCCATCGAGATGCTGGCGGCGGTGGATGTTCTCGACGATGACGATGGCGTCGTCGACGAGGATGCCGATGGAGAAGATCAGCGCGAACAGCGACACCCGGTTGATGGTGAAGCCCCAGGCCCAGGAGGCGAACAGCGTGGCCGCCAGCGTGACGATCACCGCGGCGCCCACCACCAGCGCCTCGCGCCGGCCCATGGTGACCAGCACCAGCACCACCACCGAGAGCGTGGCGAACAGCAGCTTCTGGATCAGCTTCTGCGCCTTGTCGTTGGCGGTCACGCCGTAGTTGCGGGTCTCGGTGATCTCCACGCCCGCGGGAATCCAGGTGTCGCGCAGCATCTGCACCCGCGCCAGCACCGCGCGGGTGACATCGATGGCGTTCTCGCCGGGCTTCTTGGCGATCGCCAGGGTCACCGCCGGCGCGTGGCGCACCTGCCCCGCACCGGCGGGGGTGGCCGCCCCGGTGCCGTGCCAGGCAAAGCTCTGCGGCGGGTCGGCGCCGCGGCTCACCGTGGCGACATCCTGCAGGTACACCGGCCGGCCGTTGCGCAGCGCCACCACCAGCGAGGCGACCTCGGCGCTGCCGGCGAGGAAGCTGCCGGCCTGCACCGGGGTGAGCCGGTCGCCACCGACGACGACACCCGCCTGCTCGGCCCGGCCCGCGGCCTCGAGCGCGGCGGCGAGTTCATCCACCGACAGCCCGACCTTCGCGAGCTTCTGCGGATCGAGGTCGACCCGCACCACGCTGTCCGGGCTGCCGATGGCGTAGACATCGCGGGTGCCGGGCACGCGCTTGATCTCGGCCTCGATCGAGCGGGCCACCTGGCCGAGCTCGAAGCCGCCGCGCGCGGGGTCGCGGGTCCACAGCGTCAGAGTCAGCACCGGCACGTCGTCGATGCCCTTGGGCTTGATCAGCGGGGGCAGCACCCCGGCGCCGGGCGGCTGCCAGTCCTGGTTGGAATAGACCGCGTTGTACAGGCGCACGATGGCAGCGGTGCGCTCCTCGCCGACCCTGAACTGCACCGAGAGCACGGCCACGCCGGGCCGCGATACCGAGTAAATGTGCTTCACCCCGGCGATCTCGCCCAGCACCTTCTCCATGGGCGAGGCCACCAGGTTTTCCACCTGGGCGGCGCTGGCGCCGGGAAAGCCGATGATGATGTTGGCGAAGGTGACGTTGATCTGCGGCTCCTCCTCGCGGGGCGTCACCAGCACCGCGAACACGCCGAGGAGCAGCGCGGTGAGCGCCAGGAGCGGGGTGAGTTCCGAGTGCAGGAAGAACCGCGCGATGCGGCCGCTGATGCCGGGGTCCGCGCCCATCACCGCGTGCGGACCCCGCCGCCCCCGGCTTCGATGGCCCGGAGTGCCGCCTGCGGGTCGAGCGCGAGGCGCTCGCCGCCGGCGAGCCCGGCGAGGATTTCCACTTGCCCGTCGCTGGCGGCGCCGGTGCGCACCTGGCGCAGGCTGATCCGGCCGTCCGCATCGACGACGTACACCGCGGTGACCTCGCTGCGGGTGAGGATGGCGGTGGCGGGCACCCGCAGCCGTGGTTCCTCGCCGGTCACGATGCCCACCCTGACGAACAGGCCGGGGTAGACATCCCGGATGCCGGCGGGGAGATCGAGCCGTGCGCGCACCGTGTTCGTGGCGGTGTCGAC
Coding sequences:
- a CDS encoding DEAD/DEAH box helicase, whose product is MTSSATEPVPSFADLGLAPPLLKALAEVGYESPSPIQAATIPLLLAGVDIVGQAQTGTGKTAAFALPALSRLEPARREVQVLVVVPTRELAIQVAEAFQKYAAHLRGFHVVPVYGGQSYEPQLAALRRGASVVVGTPGRLIDHLGRGTLQLAAVRTVILDEADEMLQMGFVDAIEEILGQAPPERQVVLFSATMPAPIRRIARKHLREPREITIRAKPGTAAKTRQRYWLVDGLHKLDALTRILEVEPFDAMLVFARTKLATTELAEKLEARGFAAAALNGDMVQAQRERTIAQLKAGKIDILVATDVAARGIDVERIGHVVNFDLPYDVESYVHRIGRTGRAGRSGEAILFVAPRERNMLRLIEQHTRQPLEPLRLPTLGDVNAKRVAKFKARILDALGRGDATPYRGIIDELARESGADAADLAAALASLAQGRTPLLLAKPAAEPAGEPASAGSRPRRAQADEETRRPRGPRHEEQQLYRLAVGRSHGIQVGNIVGAIANVGGIHGSDINGVDIQREETFVRLPAGLAPETLERIAEVKIRGRLLAIRPVTTGPAAGRKKKKY
- a CDS encoding efflux RND transporter permease subunit, with the translated sequence MGADPGISGRIARFFLHSELTPLLALTALLLGVFAVLVTPREEEPQINVTFANIIIGFPGASAAQVENLVASPMEKVLGEIAGVKHIYSVSRPGVAVLSVQFRVGEERTAAIVRLYNAVYSNQDWQPPGAGVLPPLIKPKGIDDVPVLTLTLWTRDPARGGFELGQVARSIEAEIKRVPGTRDVYAIGSPDSVVRVDLDPQKLAKVGLSVDELAAALEAAGRAEQAGVVVGGDRLTPVQAGSFLAGSAEVASLVVALRNGRPVYLQDVATVSRGADPPQSFAWHGTGAATPAGAGQVRHAPAVTLAIAKKPGENAIDVTRAVLARVQMLRDTWIPAGVEITETRNYGVTANDKAQKLIQKLLFATLSVVVLVLVTMGRREALVVGAAVIVTLAATLFASWAWGFTINRVSLFALIFSIGILVDDAIVIVENIHRRQHLDGGSFLAMIPAAVDEVGGPTILATFTVIAALLPMAFVSGLMGPYMSPIPINASMGMLISLAVALVFTPWLSGHLLATARPGAAPAPANANSRLHRGFERIMLPFLHGERARARRHRLYAGLGLAIVFALGLAGLQWVVLKMLPFDNKSEFQVIVDMPEGTPVEGTARVLDELSRVIETVPEVRDYQAYAGTAAPINFNGLVRQYYLRASPELGDLQVNLLDKHERHRASHEIALAVRPALAAIGRRHGASVQVVEVPPGPPVQAPIVAEVYGPFYAAQRAAARELRTLFEQTADIVDVDDSTEAAAERLVVSIDREKAALLGVAQAAVASALATGLRDLDAVYVHEGSERRPIPVRIGLGRADKAGLDPVLELGVRATTGALVPLSAVTRVERLPWDGAIHHKDLLPVVFVTGDMAGRLDSPLYGMFDLVGQLDRGLPSGLKPDQLFIRTPEDPNRLAIKWDGEWQITYETFRDMGIAYSVGLVLIYLLIVAHFRSYFMPLIIMAPIPLTIIGVMPGHALLGAQFTATSMIGMIALAGIIVRNSILLVDFIDDELARGEPLERAVVDAAVIRARPILLTALAAISGALFILDDPIFNGLAVSLIFGILVSTLLTLVVIPVLYFAWRSRRPASAAREAP
- a CDS encoding TolC family protein — protein: MTVHPASLWRLAAPLVLLALRTAGAETLAEAWQLAAENDAGLAALHSRAEAGQAEEAAARAERLPKLSIDGSWQRFGDAPAFRFPFGSSTFTSPELVSHDNFLMGRARLELPLYTGGRITAGIESARQVALGAGFGTQAYAQDLRLRVATAYIDVLRARRALRAAESAVASLEAHAGEVAVMLERGAVPRNDWLAARVTLADAGQARLRADSRQQLALAAYNRLLGQPLDRQAPLEDIAEAAPVAGPVDELVERALAHRPELAGSAAQAQALAEQARGESASHLPQFGLIADYQHLENQVLDSEDFGLLGLGFSWTLWDGGRIRERASALRSASRAAAREHNDLQSRIALEVREAWLALREAQARVPLTREAVDQAEENLRVGREQYGVGLATSTVVLDAEALRLQAVANHDNALLDVVLGELRQRRAIGEL